Proteins co-encoded in one Marinobacter gudaonensis genomic window:
- the ppnN gene encoding nucleotide 5'-monophosphate nucleosidase PpnN, whose translation MQEITINALVSPEGSLEILSNHEVNRLKDRSEGGLYRLFRQCALAVLNTGIETDDCKALMEAHSDFDVRLVPQPRGLKLELINAPAHAFVDGEMLRALREHLFSVLRDIIYSHSIPQSAAGFRRDDPEEITNFVFHILRNARVMQAGRQPDLVVCWGGHSIGNDEYQYSKEVGHQLGLRALSICTGCGPGAMKGPMKGATIGHAKQRVKNGRYIGITEPGIIGAEAPNPIVNELVIMPDIEKRLEAFVRCGHGVIVFPGGVGTAEEILYLLGILLHPDNADLPFPVVFTGRKENAEYFEMIDKFIRNALGDEAASKYEIIIDDPVQVAQTMKKGMKEVETFRRAMQDAYYFNWMLKIDPVFQLPFEPNHDNMRALELHRDQPVHLIAANLRKAFSGIVAGNVKEGGIRQVQEKGPFEIAGDPSLIKPLEAMLEQFVAQNRMKLPGSSAYRPSYRIVSGAA comes from the coding sequence ATGCAGGAAATCACCATCAATGCCCTGGTTTCTCCCGAGGGCAGCCTTGAAATTCTCTCCAACCATGAAGTGAACCGGCTCAAGGACCGCAGCGAGGGCGGCCTGTATAGACTGTTCCGGCAGTGCGCCCTGGCCGTTCTCAACACCGGCATCGAGACCGACGACTGCAAGGCCCTGATGGAGGCCCACTCCGATTTCGATGTACGCCTGGTACCCCAGCCCCGCGGCCTGAAGCTGGAACTGATCAACGCACCGGCCCACGCGTTTGTGGACGGGGAAATGCTGCGAGCGCTGCGGGAACATCTGTTCTCGGTACTGCGGGACATCATCTATTCCCACTCGATTCCGCAATCGGCGGCGGGCTTCCGGCGGGACGACCCAGAGGAAATCACCAACTTTGTATTTCACATCCTGCGCAACGCCCGGGTGATGCAGGCCGGGCGCCAGCCAGACCTGGTGGTGTGCTGGGGCGGCCATTCCATCGGCAACGACGAATACCAGTACAGCAAGGAAGTGGGGCACCAGCTCGGGCTCCGGGCCCTGAGCATCTGCACCGGCTGTGGTCCGGGCGCCATGAAAGGCCCCATGAAAGGCGCCACCATCGGCCACGCCAAGCAGCGGGTAAAGAACGGCCGCTACATTGGCATCACCGAGCCAGGGATCATCGGGGCCGAAGCGCCCAATCCCATCGTCAACGAGCTGGTGATCATGCCGGATATCGAGAAGCGCCTGGAAGCATTCGTGCGCTGTGGTCATGGCGTGATCGTGTTCCCAGGGGGCGTGGGAACCGCCGAGGAAATCCTCTATCTGCTGGGCATTCTCCTGCACCCGGATAACGCCGACCTGCCCTTCCCGGTGGTGTTCACCGGCCGGAAGGAAAACGCGGAATACTTCGAGATGATCGACAAGTTCATCCGCAACGCCCTGGGCGACGAGGCCGCCAGCAAGTACGAAATCATCATTGATGATCCGGTGCAGGTAGCGCAAACCATGAAAAAGGGTATGAAGGAAGTGGAGACCTTCCGGCGGGCGATGCAGGACGCCTATTACTTCAACTGGATGCTGAAAATCGACCCGGTTTTCCAGCTGCCCTTCGAACCCAATCACGACAACATGCGCGCCCTTGAGCTGCATCGGGACCAACCCGTGCACCTGATTGCCGCCAACCTGCGCAAGGCGTTCAGCGGTATCGTGGCGGGTAACGTCAAGGAAGGGGGTATTCGACAGGTTCAGGAGAAAGGGCCGTTCGAGATTGCCGGCGACCCGAGCCTGATCAAGCCACTGGAAGCAATGCTGGAGCAGTTTGTGGCCCAGAACCGGATGAAGCTGCCCGGCTCCTCGGCTTATCGGCCGAGCTACCGGATTGTCAGCGGAGCGGCCTGA
- a CDS encoding c-type cytochrome, translating to MSLKHYVVAGIFALGAVSPAVVSAAGDAAAGKSKAAVCAACHGQNGIAQIPTYPNLAGQNEQYLVMALKAYKNKQRTGGQAAIMQGQAANLSDQDIADLAAYYASLPAGGK from the coding sequence ATGAGCTTGAAACACTACGTTGTTGCCGGAATTTTCGCACTTGGTGCGGTCAGCCCGGCCGTCGTTTCCGCAGCGGGCGATGCGGCCGCCGGCAAGTCCAAGGCTGCGGTTTGCGCTGCCTGCCATGGTCAGAACGGCATTGCCCAGATCCCGACCTATCCCAACCTGGCCGGCCAGAACGAGCAATACCTCGTGATGGCGCTCAAGGCCTACAAGAACAAGCAGCGGACCGGTGGTCAGGCCGCCATCATGCAGGGCCAGGCCGCGAACCTGAGCGACCAGGACATTGCTGATCTTGCCGCGTATTACGCGAGCCTGCCCGCAGGCGGCAAGTAA
- a CDS encoding enoyl-CoA hydratase/isomerase family protein, with protein sequence MTAEAQELACREGHIGVLTLNAPARLNALSEPMVDQMLDVLDRWAEDDRICLVVIQGASDRAFCAGGDIRALYQAMVTPEDEDQAQRFFRKEYRLDYLLHRFPKPVLGLAHGVVMGGGMGLLAGCRYRLVTPDVTLAMPEITIGLFPDVGASWFLNRLPGRLGLFMGLTGARLNVTDALRVGLADMAIEPEDRHRLLDRLASERWTGQRAADDNRLFRLLGQMQTPDYRALPASHLERHEQRIARLSAGDELPEIVDQLLAAEVDCTWWHSCMNTLRNGCPVSAWLVWTQLKKAQQMSFKDVLRMELAMVTECLRRPDFREGVRALAIEKDFHPHWSYAGVAEVPDEVVAAHFRPEWNDATDPMGLD encoded by the coding sequence ATGACCGCAGAGGCCCAGGAACTCGCCTGTCGTGAAGGCCATATTGGCGTTCTGACACTCAATGCACCCGCCCGGCTCAATGCGCTTTCAGAGCCGATGGTTGACCAGATGCTGGACGTTCTCGATCGGTGGGCCGAGGACGACCGTATCTGCCTTGTGGTGATCCAGGGCGCCAGCGACAGAGCCTTCTGTGCCGGGGGCGACATCCGGGCGCTTTACCAGGCCATGGTCACGCCGGAGGACGAGGACCAGGCACAGCGCTTTTTCCGCAAGGAATACCGCCTCGACTACCTGCTGCACCGGTTCCCCAAACCGGTTCTTGGTCTGGCTCACGGTGTGGTTATGGGCGGGGGAATGGGACTGCTTGCCGGCTGTCGCTACCGGCTGGTAACACCGGACGTAACCCTGGCCATGCCGGAAATCACCATCGGCCTGTTCCCCGATGTGGGGGCGAGCTGGTTCCTGAACCGGCTGCCCGGGCGGCTCGGTCTGTTCATGGGCCTGACCGGCGCACGGCTGAACGTGACCGACGCCTTGCGGGTCGGCCTTGCCGACATGGCGATCGAACCGGAGGATCGCCACCGCCTGCTGGATAGACTGGCGTCAGAGCGCTGGACCGGACAGCGAGCCGCTGACGACAACCGGCTGTTCCGTCTGCTTGGCCAGATGCAGACCCCGGACTACCGGGCCTTGCCCGCCAGCCATCTCGAACGGCACGAACAGCGGATTGCCCGACTGAGTGCCGGTGACGAACTGCCGGAGATTGTTGATCAGTTACTGGCGGCCGAGGTGGATTGCACCTGGTGGCATAGCTGCATGAACACCCTCAGAAACGGATGCCCGGTGTCGGCCTGGCTGGTGTGGACCCAGTTGAAAAAGGCCCAGCAGATGTCGTTCAAGGACGTGCTTCGGATGGAACTGGCCATGGTCACCGAGTGCCTTCGCCGGCCCGATTTCAGGGAAGGCGTCCGGGCACTGGCGATCGAAAAGGATTTTCACCCCCACTGGAGCTATGCGGGTGTGGCCGAGGTGCCGGACGAGGTGGTGGCCGCCCACTTCCGCCCGGAGTGGAATGACGCCACGGATCCGATGGGGCTGGACTGA